The Syntrophorhabdales bacterium genome segment CGATGGGCACGTGCTTTACAAATTTTCTGACTTCATCGAGGACAAGGATATCCGCGGGGTTCACCATGGCAAGAGTCAGGGTCCCCGCCGAATAGCCCAAAGGGAGCACCCTGTGCCTAAGAAGGAACTGCTCAGGCATTAACCCAACGATCTCCCTGTCCAGACTGAGCCTGGTCGGAGAAACAACGTTCAATCCTTTATTGAGGTTCATCTCCTCTATACGACCCGCAAACATCCTGTTGAGTGACAGGGACATCGAAGGACTTGCGAGGAGCAGCGATTCAAAGTCTTTACCCCCCAGCAGGTAAACTTCCGTGGGCTCAGCAGCAACCACGGTCGCGCTCCTTGGTTTGCCGCTCAAAAGCGACATTTCTCCGAAACAGGCGCCCTTACCTATTTTCGCCAGGGTCAGATCAGCCCCGATAGACGGTTCTCTTTTCTTTACTTCGACAAGACCACTTATGATGAGAAAGAGGGCGTCGCCAGGCTCTCCTTCCTTGACGATGACAGCGCCGGCAGGATACGCGCCTTTTTTCAGTCTTGCGGCGATTGTCGTTAGGGTCACGTCATCAAGGCCCGACAGGAGTTCTGTCTGCCTGAGGTAGACGACGGCTTCCTCCGGCACGCTCATCTACCGAATCTCCTGGTACGTTCCTGGTAACTACGGATAGCCCTAAAAAAGTCTATCTTACGGAAGGCAGGCCAAAGCGCATCGCAAAAATAGAACTCACTGTATGCGCTTTGCCACAGGAGAAAACCGGAAAGGCGAACCTCTCCACTGGTTCTGATGATCAGGTCCGGATCAGGAATGCCGCATGTGTAAAGATGGCTGGCAATATCTTCTGCGGTCAGCGATGCGGCAAGATCTGCTACAGAGCCTTCCTTCTTTTCCAGTATACTCTTGCGCACGGCTTCCACGATCTCCTCTCTGCCGCCATAGGCGATTGCAATATTGAGTATCCTTTCTCCATGGTCCCTTGTGGATTCTTCCGATTTCCGTATGGCTGCCCTGACGCTGTCCGGCAACGTGTCGAGATTCCCGACGGTCGTTATCCTGTAACCGTAACGCCTCACTACCGGATTATTGGAAAGCTCCTCCATCTTTTCCTTTATCACGCTGAAGAGCCCCTCAACCTCTTCCGTGCTTCTCTGAATATTGTCAGGCGAAAGCACCCATATCGTGATTATTTTGACGTCCAGCTCGCCGCACCACTGCAGTACCGCGTCCAATCTGCGGGCTCCCTCGCGGTGTCCGTCTGCAAGATCGTCAAAGCCCATTTCGCGCGCGTAGCGTCGATTGCCATCGAGAATGAGGCCGAGGTGGGTTGGTATAGGACCTTGCTTGATTTCTCGGGAAAGAAGTCTCTCGTAAACGAAGTATAAGAATCTTTTTACCAAACCAAGTACATTATATGTGTATTCCGGAAAAATTCCAATATCTAAATCGCTGGCCACTAATCGAGCTTGTGCTTTGACCGGGAACAGGTGCTCCGCCAAAGCACGCAGATGGCTTGAAGGGGCGGGTAAAAAAGAAGTAGTATAGTGCACTATAAGAGCTTATCTCATTTATGCCCATAAGAGCGATATCACTCATGTCAGGCGGGCTGGACAGCGCCCTCGCGACGAAACTTGTGCTCGATCAAGGCGTGGAGGTTGTGGGGCTCCACTTTACGTCGCTGCTATGCAACAGCATCAGCGGCGATAGAGGAGGAATGGCAGTGAAGACTGCTCAGGATCTCGGCATTCCATTGATCATACAGGATAAGGGTGCCGAGTTCCTGGAGATCGTAAAAAAGCCGGCCCATGGCTACGGAAAAAACATGAATCCATGCATAGATTGCAAGGTATTCATGCTGCGAGAGGCATCCAGGATTATGCAGGCGGAAGGAGCCAGCTTCGTCATCACCGGTGAAGTCCTTGGCCAGAGACCCATGTCGCAGATGAGACGGACCATAATGATGATCGAGAAGGAAAGCGGCCTTTCAGGGTATATCCTGAGACCCCTTTCGGCAAGGCTCTTTCCCTCCACAAAGGCCGAAGAGGAAGGACTGATAAACCGCGAACAACTCCTTTCCATCTCGGGGAGGTCGCGAAAGGAGCAGTACCGCCTGGCTGAGAAGCACGCACTTCGCGCCTTCGGAGCCCCTGCAGGCGGCTGTTTGCTTACAGACCCCGTCTACTCGCAGAAGTTGTCAGAGCTGATGGCCCGGGATGTGCCCTTTTCCATGAAGGACATTGCCCTTCTGAGGATCGGCCGCCATTTCAGAATCGACGGGATGAAACTGGTCCTGGGGCGTAACAGCGATGAAAACAAATGGCTGACGTCATTCTGGAGTCCTCCGTTTACACTGGCCTATCCAGTCCTTTTCAAAGGCCCGACGGCAATGTTCAAAGGTTCCCCGGAGCGGGCCACGCTACGGAAGATCATTTCCATTGTAGCTTTCTACAGCAGAAATACGTCACCCGCCGTGAGCCTGGAGTTCTTTGACGGCCATGCCCGCAGGGAGACAACTGAAAGAATAGATATCAATCCCGACAGTTACAGGATCGAGCAGAGACTATGAAACTCATTGAAGATCTGTACGTCTACCCCTGGGTCTCGGCCCAGGAGAACAACGCGAATACTATTTTCATAGATGGTGAGGTGCCAACGCTGATCGACCCTGGCCACACGCACCTCTTTAGCCATGTGATTCAGGGGGCTGTGCGGGACGGCATCGCTCTTGAATCGAGCAAACTCGTCATATGTACGCACGGCCATCCGGACCACCTGGAAGCAGCGGGACGCTTTGATCCGGAAGTAATAATCGCTATCAGTCGGAGGGAATACGAATACCTCAAACACGAAGGAAAAGACCTGTTTATGATGACCGGGTGTCAGGTACCAAAAGCGCCGTTCAACCTTCTCCTGACAGAGGGCTCCCTCACGCTGGGGACCAAACGCTTTCAGGTACTCCATACTCCCGGCCATTCACCGGGATCACTATGCTTGTACTGGCAGGATCGTAAGGTGCTCTTTTCCGGGGATACTCTCTTCTATATGGGTGTGGGACGCACCGACCTGCCGGGAGGAGATATACGCACGTTGGCGGAGAGTATCGCACGACTCTCGAAGCTGGATATTGAATACCTCGTGCCCGGACACGGAGAAGTTGTCAAGGGAAAGAAGACAATCGAAAAGAACTTCCAAGTGGTTCTTCAGGAATTCTTTTCCGTGAACTCTATGTGACGGGTACTTACAGGATTGTTGACATTACCGGTGCATCGATGTACTATGTTAGCGTACGAGTGAAGGTTTACTCCTGTTCATGACACAGCTCACATGCGAAAGATATAATCAGGAAGTAGACATCACCATACAGCCGTGCCCGCATCCCCTTGACTATTGCACTCACAGGAGTCGCTGCATTATCAACCGGATGTGTATGGATGATCCTGAATGCAGGGAAAAAAGGAGGGCAAACGGTGAAGATACCCGATGAATATCTGTGCGATCAATGCGGCTGCCTTTTTCTGTTGCCGAATCCAAAGAACATATTTTGTCCCAATTGCGGCGGTAGCCAGGTGCGCAAGGAAATAGGTTACAACGAGTTGTCCGACGAGGATGTATATGTCGGCATGACCCGCAGTCCTCAAAAAATTGATGTGATCTGGTAACACTGGAGACATGCTGGAACTGATAGCCCTGCCACTCATCGTCATTGCGTGGTTCCTCCTCAACCGGTATATTCTCCCCCGTCTGGGCATTGGAACCTGAGTTGCCCCCGGCAGGAAGGATTCCTGCGACACCGGACGACAGTTGTAATACTTCATTGGTCCTCTTATATTATATAAGCAACCAGCGCAGACACTACGGAGGTAGAAAGAATGGCAGAGGAAAAGTATACCTGCAATAAGTGTGGCAAGACCTTTGAAAAGAGTTCTGACGCAAGCAAAACTGCGTGTCCGATATGCGGCAGCTTGGACAACCGGAAGTCATCAGAACCTGTCTCTTTGGGATGCGGAAAGACTACCCGATTCAGCTGAA includes the following:
- the uppS gene encoding polyprenyl diphosphate synthase — translated: MVKRFLYFVYERLLSREIKQGPIPTHLGLILDGNRRYAREMGFDDLADGHREGARRLDAVLQWCGELDVKIITIWVLSPDNIQRSTEEVEGLFSVIKEKMEELSNNPVVRRYGYRITTVGNLDTLPDSVRAAIRKSEESTRDHGERILNIAIAYGGREEIVEAVRKSILEKKEGSVADLAASLTAEDIASHLYTCGIPDPDLIIRTSGEVRLSGFLLWQSAYSEFYFCDALWPAFRKIDFFRAIRSYQERTRRFGR
- a CDS encoding MBL fold metallo-hydrolase, translated to MKLIEDLYVYPWVSAQENNANTIFIDGEVPTLIDPGHTHLFSHVIQGAVRDGIALESSKLVICTHGHPDHLEAAGRFDPEVIIAISRREYEYLKHEGKDLFMMTGCQVPKAPFNLLLTEGSLTLGTKRFQVLHTPGHSPGSLCLYWQDRKVLFSGDTLFYMGVGRTDLPGGDIRTLAESIARLSKLDIEYLVPGHGEVVKGKKTIEKNFQVVLQEFFSVNSM